CTTTACGGGTGGGATGCCTAAACTTGAACCATAGGATTGACTTCGACCTTAGGGACTTGTGTTGTTCATATTTGAGAATTGAAATAGTTAGTAAGGTTgatttaaaatgaaatagttTATGATCATACCGGTCTATTACCGGTCATAAGCTATTACGTTCTAAATTGAACTTACTAAATATGGAAATGATTGAATATGAATGTTTTCGGTATTAGAGACTAAGTTATGAATGATGAGTTATATTTATAAGTTTCTTGAAATTTGTAGTATGGATTCATCTCAAGGCGAAGATGGATCAAGTCAAGATAGGAAGAAAAACATAGTGAATGAAGTACTTGTTGAATAGAAAGGTATAACTCGtgattatatatgtaaacaaatagGCAAGGCCTTAGAAAAATTCTCTCTGTTTATTGTTAAGAAGTTGAAAGATTCCTTGGAAGGAGCAATGAGTGATCACATTGCTAGCAAGATAAAGGAGAAAGTAGCCTTGTCAGTGCAAGAAGAATTTGATAAGCGTTTCCCTAAAGAAAAAGTACCAGAAATCCAAAATCTTGAAAATCAACCGAAGCAAACGAATGAAAAGCCTTATGATCTTAAGAACTTCACTATTGCTAACCCTCCCACATACAATGGGGACCCTGATCCCCTTGTGAGCACTAAGTGGGTGTATGAAGTTGAAGGGGTTTTCCGCATCACAAAGACTCGACCCGAAGACAAGACTTTGTATGGGTCGAGTATGTTGAGGGATAGGGCTAAATTGTGGTGGGATAGCCAAATTGAGACGAAAGGAGAAGATGCGATGGTGAAGCTGGATTGGGTAGATTTTAAAGCGGCTTTCTTTAAGGAATTTCGATCCGAATCCGATGTGACTAAGCTTAGAAGTGAGTTCATGAATGATTCTCAAGGTTCGTTGAATGTGAATGAATTTCGTGTGCGGTTTCTTGATAAAGCACAGTTTTGTCCTGAGTATTTGAAAGATGATAAGTTGTTGAAAGAGCATTTCTACCGGAAACTCCGCAAGAATATTCGAGAGAAGATCACTCTTCTTCAAGTTGAATCTTTCAACCAATTGATTGATGTGGCAAGATGGCATGAGGTGGAGCAAGGCATGCCGGATAAAGACTCTTCCAAAAGGAAGGCAGAGCAAAGTGAACCTCCAAACAAGAAGGTCCGATCAAGTGGAAGCTCAGGAAATAATACATCTAGAAGAAACATTCCCACTTGTAATAATTGTGGGAAACACCATTCCAGAGTTTGTTGTTTACCTCCTAGGAAGGGATGCTTTAATTGTGGCCAACCGGGTCACATCAGTCGTGATTGTAAATTCTCTCCAAACAAGCCTACCGTTTGTTTAATTGTTTCAATGAGTGACATATGAGAAGTACTTGCCCTTCATTGACGGAAGAAGAAACGCAAGCGGAAGTAAGGAAAATGAATGAGAAAAAAGTGGCAAAGTAAGTAGGAAATTCTAAAGGGAGGTCATTTCAAATCTCGGTGACGGAAGCAAAAGAATCAATCGATGTTGTGTCAGGTACCTTTCTAGTTTACGACACTCCCGctaaaattttatttgattccGAAGCAAATCGTTCCTTTGTAGCTACTCGATTCACCAAAAATATTCCCTTACAATTATCATTGCTTCAACCTCCGTTGTTAGTGGAAGTGGCGGGTGATCAAACCTATGTGATTAAAAATGTGTATATAGATTGTAGCCTAAccataaattttgaaaactttaaagcTAACCTTATTCTTATGGGTTTGGGTGAATTTGATGTGATTTTGGGCATGAATTGGCTTGGTCGTTATAAGGCGAGTATTTGTCGTATCGATAAGAGTGTTCGCTTCCAGACTCCTAATGGCAAGGATTTAGTGATTTATGGAGAAAGAAATCAAGACTCGTTACCCTTGTGTACTTATGCTCAAGCTCGCCGACTTATCTCCCATGGGTGCAAAGCTTTTCTTGCTCATGTCCTTGATTCCGATAAGGAATCCAAATCGATATCCGAAATTCCTGTTGTTAATGAATTTGTTGATGTTTTTCCTGATGACTTACCTGGTCTTCCTCCCGGTAGACAAATAGATTTCAAGATTGATCTTACTCTGGGTACTACACCCATTGCTAAAGCTCCATATCGTCTTGCTCCAACGAAGATGCGAGAGATGATGGAACAACTCCAAGAACGTCTCAACAAGGGTTTTATACGCCCAAGTAGTTCTCCTTGGGATGCTCCCGTTTTGTTTGTTAAGAAGAAGGACGGTAGTTTGCGGATGTGTATTGACTATCGAGAGCTCAATAAAGTCACTGTCAAGAATAAGTATCCTTTGCCTCGTATTGACGATatttttgatcaacttcaaggagcatCGTATCTTTCGAAAATTGATATTCGTTCGGGTTATCACCAACTTAAAATTTGTGAAGAAGACATTCCTAAAACCGCATTCAGGACCCGTTATGGTCATTATGAATTATTGGTCATGTCTTTTGGGCTGACAAATGCTCCTACGGCTTTTATGGATCTTATGAATCGGGTTTGTTGTCCTTTCCTTGATAAATCCGTTATtgttttcattgatgatatttttgatttattcgAAGTGTCTATCTGATCATGAAAAGCATCTTCGCGAAATTCTTGAAACACTTCGTCAAGAGAAGTTGTATGCCAAATTTTCCAAATGCGAATTTTGGTTACGTGAAGTTCAATTTGTTGGACATGTTGTCAATAAGGATGGAATTAAAGTTGATCCTGCGAAGATTAGTGCAAttacaattttcatttaaattgTTATTAATATCAAAAGACGGTTTGTAGTTACAACATTCAGTTTTAGGTAACGGACAATTGTATGTTGTAAGATCTTGAGTTATATCGAAATATATATCTTAAGGTGATGATAAGTATCAAACATCagatcaaaaaatataaacaaacattgtctacaaaaaaatattataaaatatgaaatataatatatgcgTTCAATGTTTTAAAACTATATTCTTTTAATctgattttatttaattttttgcaTTTAAATTCacatatttaacaatttatcTTATCTTGcaaacatcataaataaatcatgtATTTAGATGGATACCCGCGCAAAgcggtggtggaggcggcgaCATGTCGGTGGTGGCGACTTGTAGTGCTAACGACGGCGAGTAAGATacataattgatgtaaataattCATATGATTTAAGGAGTTAATAAAGGTAATTTAGTAGATTAAAAATGTATgctataaatgttttaagagattaaaagattcaaaaataaaatatatagtttgtattataagggattatagaatataaatatagaaatatatagatagatattgaaATGGAGTACAGATATTAGTAATACAAATTAGgcattttgatttttaaaatctcataatctcttaatatacttataacaTACATCTTTTATCTATTAAATTACCTTCATTAACTCCTTAAATcacataaattattttacatcaattattaatCTTACTCGTCGCCGTTGCCACTATAAGTCGCCACCACGACACGTCAACGCCTACACTGCACGGGTATTCGTCTATTAACTCAAATCCAAGTCATTATTACTCAAACGGTCGAACCCATTTACTCTCAATCGAAATCCGTTTATTTTATGTGGTGTCGTGTCACTGTTTACAACATGTCAACATGCATATGAATGTTATACGGGTATAAAAATTGgataaaaagttacaaataacaaaataaaccaTATAAATTGGGCCTTGAATGTAAAAAACTTTAAGAAATCACAAAATATTTTAAGTGTTCTATTTCATATTGACAGGATCGCATGCGAACAGTTGGTTAGtttctttgtttctttcttctACTTTGGGAGGGTTTCAATTCTTATTGTTCCGATTTTTACATTTTCTTTGTATGCTCACcaactgtttgatgaaatgcctttGCACCTGACTTGCTCATTATATCTAAAAATATCATCAGATTCTATGTAATAACTTCCCTGTTAGCATTTCTTGCTTGAATTTGGATCATTTGACCCCAAAATTATTATCGTAGCTCGTATATGTAGAGCAGCTGCTGTATAGGACTTTAGTATGTGAGAGTAAACTAGCTTGTATTGTTTTGTTGCAAATAAAGAAGTGAACTTCATGATTtgcatccatatatatatatacatctataatTGCCGAAagttatttgatttttataattatggcATTACAATAGGTAATAGTATATATCTAAGGGTGACCCTTTGTGGAAAATGTCATGCCTGTTTTTTAGCAGAAACATGTTGGTTTATTTATATGCGAAAGCTACATCGTTGCTGCTTAGCATTTACTATATGAAAAGTCCGTATGTTCATACAGAACCGTTGTAGTTAGCTTTTTGTTTCTTAACAGCAATTGTACTTCTATGAATATATATCATGAAATTTTACGCTGTGAAACTTTTTCCTGCTTCCGtgattacatgtttttttttttaatttctgtaTGTGCTGAAAGCTTTATACGTCCGAAAATATAGTCAATATGAAGGTTACTCTAATTGGACATCATATTTACTATGTTTCTGGATTTTGGTAACAGTGAATGTGAATCAAATCTCTTTTGATACACTTGTAGGCAAGAATAGAAAATCCAATGAAAGCTTCGCAGTTGATGGCTCTTGGttaaagattgaagattcaTTTTGATACAACCTTTGCGTTTTGAGGTTTGAATATGCTGATATTATTTAAACTTGCCAACGTTTTCAATTTCCCATAGTTTGCACACTTAATAATAATCCAAGTAAATGTCATCCCTACCTCATTTTCGTTTACTAATAGAGACCCAAGACCTTTCTAACACACACCGTATAGGTTCCTATCATTGCTGTCTATTCTACCTTTTGTTGAATTACTACAAATAACAActtttataaagttaaaatagGTATCTGAACATTTAGTTTTCCGGGTTTTGAGTTTATTCCAAATTTTATAGCTCAAGACGTTTTTTCTGACAAGAAAGATGATGTTCATTTGCATTAAGACCATGATAATGTAAAGTAATTTTCTTTCTGAAATAATAAGTTGATTTTACAGCCAATATTGCTAGTTTACATATCTACAACTTTACAGCATATTGGggataattttatgtttatattcaGGCAGTATGTGCAACAATGTGGCTCAACATCAGTCGTCATCAGTGCAAGTTTTTTGCGGTGAGGCACTTTTCCAGAGTGTCTCCCCCACCACCTAATTGTGGCGAAACTGTTCTTCGAGTTTCTAACAACATAACTCATCTGGGTTGCCCTAAAGCTGGTCACAAGCCTCGACAGCTCTTATCCTTGCCTCCATTTCCGTCGCACCCTTTGCCTGGAAAGAATGCATCTCCTAATTCCCATGTCACCGCCATTAGCTGGTTGAAATATTACTTTTCTGATGTAGACAGTTCTGTGATCCAGTCACACTTTAACAAGGGCCTTGTGAGTACATTTTCTTTTTGGACTTCTCTTTATCTCTTCTAAGATTTGCTTACATGTTCTTATCTGTGGGTTTCTGTTATCATAGGCATATGAAGAAGTTGTATCCTATTCTCAAAATTGATGTATACAACATCTTTTTGATTTCCAATTCTGAAAGTAAACCAAAAGCTTGCTGGATTGTATATTATAAACATTTTGGAACAGCTATGttatcaaaacaatatatttaaaacgAGAATTAGTAGTtacttttgtttaaaaagaattgatttctttttactctgtgtttttattgtttttaactcCCTGAATTCTATCCTTTTGGATTTGTCTGTAAAgagaaaattttagtttttgcaTTTTGAAAGGAAATATGTTCAGGCGTGTTTAGTTGTTTTCTGTATGATCTATATATGCCAACTACTTCAATGTGATTAAAAATATAATGCTATGTTGCAAAtgtttaaaacatataaacttTAATGTAGTTTGTATATTCGTCCAGGTGAAGATGGAGTGTCATGAGGCCGGAAAGCAAGGACAggaaaatattgtaaaaaaggTAGGTCTTACTCAAATTTTCAGttttcttataaataatgaCTCACtaaaaatatgattacaaaaaccaCATTGTTACAATGTTATATTAAAGCGATGTAAGGGGATGTTTATAAGTATTCTTGTTATGAGTTTATGATCCCACATCCCCAATTCATGTAGCATTGAGATTTCTGGTAAGTAGTTTTATTTGGTTTGATTTTATAATACTGTATCAACGTACAGATAAAGCACAATGAGGTCATGACGAAGGGTTCTAAAATTTACGTGCCAGTATCTGTTGCTGAATCTAAAATCTCCAAGAGATTTGATACCATACCAAGTGCATCTCTTTGTCCAAATGCAGATGAGATACAGTATTTGCAAAGACTTGTCATGTACAAGGTATGTCTTTAGTTCTAATACCTGTCATATTATCTGCATATGATATTAGGATTTTGGACCGTTTAAGCTTTTTGAGCATTACAACTTCGCAATTTTTTTTGTAGATTATCATGCTGTAAGTTTGTTTTGTTAAAACTTCATTTTGAAACTTCAGGACTCTGCTCTACTTGTTCTCAACAAGCCACCAAAGGTGCCGCTAAAGGTTGGCCACTAAGCTCGAACTTTTTGTAATTAGATCATGTTTTATGCTATTTCTCTTACAGGTTTTTATGTTTAGGGGAATATGGCTGTTCATAACAGTATGGATGCCCTGGCAGCTGCAGCATTATGTTATGATTACGATGAGAGTCCCAAGTTGGTAATTATTCTCTAATTGGTTACTGCTCTACTCTTGCCCACTAAAGGATTGTGTCAATTTGTGTCAATTCTATGATTTTTACTTCTATTTTTCTCCTAAAAGCAATCGTAAAAAGTGACCCAAACCCCTTTGGCCCATTATCCAATACAATCATTTATTCTTTGTAAAATGCAACTGGATATGGACACAATATGTCAGTGGGTCAACCTGACCCATTTGACATGTGCTTATTGCCCAATTTATCTCCGGTATGAAAGCCTAGTGGTGGGGGAAATGCAACATGAAAACGGAGGTTAGGGGTTAAATTCTCAGGCCCATGTCCCTTTAATCATAGTGTTATGTGATTTACTTCTCCTTGTTGGCCATGGGACCGGTTAGTGGGAGGCCATAACGGGTCAGTTATCCGTAATGTTGTTTGATGTTGACCCAAACCCATTTGGTGTGTTACCCTACCCTCTCATTCATTCACCCCCCTACGGCGAAATCCCTTTCCTTTTTCTAAATATGTAATCACTTTGTAGGTTCATCGTCTTGATAAAGAAAGCAGTGGGATTATTCTGATGGGCAGATCAAAAGAGAGCATCTCTCATCTTCATTGGTTGTTCAGTGACATCAATAGGACAAAGTCTTCACGTAAGGTATGCATTGACCTTTGGACATAGTAACTTGGAGCTTATTATGCTAATGTTATTCATCATAACTTTAGGCATGGAATGATACATGTGAAGATACTTACCAAAGGTATTGGGCGCTTGTCATAGGAACCCCAAAGGAAAAAGAGGGTTTAATTCGTGCCCCTCTAACAAAGGTCATTATCAATATCATTTTTATACATCTTTGGATTATCatcaatgaaaaataaagaTGTGAACACGCTGCTGTAATTGGTTATAGGTTATGCTTAATGGTGGGAAAGCAGAAAGAGTAATGTTGGCTTATGGTTCTGGTTTAGAAGCTTCGCAGGCGGCTGTCACAGAATACCGAGTGCTTGGTCCTACAATAAGTGGTTGTTCATGGCTTGAGTTACGTCCACTTACAAACCATAAGCATCAGGTATATGCCCTCTCTTTTTTATACCTaagattttaatatattaatttttttcctttttgtgcTCAATTGACACTTGAACCACCTCTTGGTTGATTACTACTAAAATGCCGATATACCAAA
The sequence above is drawn from the Erigeron canadensis isolate Cc75 chromosome 4, C_canadensis_v1, whole genome shotgun sequence genome and encodes:
- the LOC122597194 gene encoding uncharacterized protein LOC122597194 produces the protein MSDHIASKIKEKVALSVQEEFDKRFPKEKVPEIQNLENQPKQTNEKPYDLKNFTIANPPTYNGDPDPLVSTKWVYEVEGVFRITKTRPEDKTLYGSSMLRDRAKLWWDSQIETKGEDAMVKLDWVDFKAAFFKEFRSESDVTKLRSEFMNDSQGSLNVNEFRVRFLDKAQFCPEYLKDDKLLKEHFYRKLRKNIREKITLLQVESFNQLIDVARWHEVEQGMPDKDSSKRKAEQSEPPNKKVRSSGSSGNNTSRRNIPTCNNCGKHHSRVCCLPPRKGCFNCGQPGHISRDCKFSPNKPTVCLIVSMSDI
- the LOC122596666 gene encoding RNA pseudouridine synthase 3, mitochondrial-like — protein: MWLNISRHQCKFFAVRHFSRVSPPPPNCGETVLRVSNNITHLGCPKAGHKPRQLLSLPPFPSHPLPGKNASPNSHVTAISWLKYYFSDVDSSVIQSHFNKGLVKMECHEAGKQGQENIVKKIKHNEVMTKGSKIYVPVSVAESKISKRFDTIPSASLCPNADEIQYLQRLVMYKDSALLVLNKPPKVPLKGNMAVHNSMDALAAAALCYDYDESPKLVHRLDKESSGIILMGRSKESISHLHWLFSDINRTKSSRKAWNDTCEDTYQRYWALVIGTPKEKEGLIRAPLTKVMLNGGKAERVMLAYGSGLEASQAAVTEYRVLGPTISGCSWLELRPLTNHKHQLRVHCAEALGTPIVGDYKYGWFVHSRWKLMPRADYEPVSGEPYKMRRPAGLDVQKGSVLSKVPLLHLHCRELVIPNVAKHLEVQKTTNYKSKLKPNVLRFVASMPSHMKISWNLMSSYLV